The genomic DNA CAATCAACGCCATGGCACCCAGCAAAAACGCGACAATGCCAAAAAGTTCGGCGCCAGTGTTATGCACCGCCGCCTCGAGTTGTTCGCTGTTTTTAGAGTGCAGCTGTACTGCTGCGATAATCCACAGGACGGTGCCCATGCAGAGGGCAATCGCCGATTTATGCGTACCGAGCCGCTGTTCCAAAGTAATGAGCGTATACCCCGCCAAGAAGACGCCTGCCGCGCAAAAGCCGAAAATATCCATAGTGTTCTCTCAAGATTTTATTTGACGCTATGAATACACTACGCCTATCATAGCCGGAATTCAAGACTTACATTCAGGCGGTCGCGGCATCGCCGAACGGCGACTGCCGCTGCCGCTCAATTTCGTGGATGCGGTGGTGCTCCAGGCCGAAGTGATGTGCCAGTTCGTGCCAGAGCGTGTGCTTGACCTGGCCGCGCAGCTCTTCCATGGTACTGACAGCCGCCAGCATGGGCAGTTTGAAAATGGTGATCTTGTCGGGCAATACCAGGTTATAGCCAGCACCGCGATGAGTCTGTGGAATGCCTTCGTAGAGGCCGAACAGGGTCTGATCGCAGCGGAGCTTGAGCTGCTCGCGCTGGTGCGGCGTCGGCTCGTCGTCCCAGGTGATGGCGACGTTGTTCATCTCCTGCGCGTAGTGCTCGGGCAGCTCGTCCATGGCGTCTGCAATCATCTGTTCAAATTCTTTATCCGACACCTCGAGCATCGATGCCTACCCTTCCGCCTTGAACACTTCAGGATAGATACCGCGCGTCACGTCATCGACACTGCGGCGCAGCTGCGGGAACGGCACGCCCTCACGGGCGGTGACGCCCTCTAGAATCCAAAAGAGACGCTCGGAATGGCCATAGCCGCAGGCTGGCGGCATACCATATTCGAGCATCTCCACGAAGTCGATGTCAAGCATCATGGCCTCATCGTCACCGGCGTCACGCAGTTGTTGCTGCTCCAGAAAACGGTTCAGCTGATCCACCGGGTCATTGAGTTCGCTATAGGCCTTGCAGGCTTCGGTGCCGCCCAGCAGCAGGTTGAACTGCTCGGTCAGCCGGCCATCGGCGGCCTGTAGCTTGGCAAGGGGCTGCAGGAAGGTCGGGATATCCACCAGAAAGGCCGGACCGGCCAGTTCGACGCGGACTTTCTTCCACAGCTTATCGATGCAGCGGCCGACGTTGTCGCCCTTCTCCAGTTCAATCTTGTGTTCTTTTATCTTGGCCTGGACTTCGGTGAGCGTACAGTTGAACACATCAATGCCGTAACGGTCGCGGATGACCTCGACGAAGCTGACACGCGGCCAATCAGTGCCGTCTTTGCCAAAGTCGACCGTCATGCCATTCGCCAATGTAAACTGGCGGGTGCCCCAGGTGGCATCGGCGATGCACCGCAACATCCGCTGCGTGAGTTCCATGCCGAGGTCCCAGTTGGCGTAGGCCCAGTACCACTCCATGGCAACGTGCTCCGGCAGGTGTTCATCGGAGTAGTTCTCGTTGCGGAAGCGCGGGCCGATATCGAAGACTTTTTCGTAGCCGCCGCCGATCAGGCGTTTCAACGGCAGTTCGTGGCTGATGCGCAGGTAGAACTCCTCGTCGAGCGCATCCATATGGGTGACGAAGGGATTGGCGTCAGCTCCGCCGGTGGTGTGCTCCAGGACGGGCACGTTGATTTCGATGAAGCCTTCGGCCAGCAAGAACTCACGGGCGGCCTGCCAAAAGCGGCTGCGGCGGATGAAGCGCTGGCGCACCTCTTCATTAATAGCGGTGTCGACATAGCGGCGGCGCAGGCGCTCCTCTTTGTCTTTGAGGCCGTCAAAGCTGGTCGGCAACGGGCGCAGGGCTTTGGTCAGCAGGCGCAGGCGCTGCACATCGACGGAGACTTCCCCGGTCTTGGTTTTGATGACCGGGCCGGCTGCCTCGATGAAATCACCGGTATCAAGCAGGGGCAGTTCAGCAAAACCGATAGTACCGGCCGCGACATCCAAGGGTGATACGTTGTCGGCCCGCAGGAACAGCTGCAGGCTGCCGCTGGCATCGCGGACGGCGATGAAAGCGATCTTGCCGAACTTACGGATAGCCGTGACGCGCCCCACCACGCTGACGTCCGTGTTCTCGAGCGTTGCAAAGTCAGCAGTAATAGCCCCCAGCTCGTGGCTGCGGTGTGCCTTGGCCGGGTACGGATCGATTCCCTTCGTCTTGAGTTCATCAAGCTTCCTCAGCCGTTCGTTGCGGTAGTCTTTCAGTGTTGCCATATTCCTCCAGTATATCTGTTAGAAGCCGTATTTTCCAGTCGGGCCACCCGCCACAAAAAAGAAACGGCACCGTGCATACGCCGGTACCGCTCTTTCATATACACACTGGTTTAAGACAGATTGGTGATTTCGTATTCCATCTTGCCTTTGGGGGTAGTGATGGTAATCTTGTCACTGATCTTCTTGCCGATCAGGGCGCTGCCGATAGGCGATTCGTTACTGATCTTGCCCTCGAGTGGATCAGCCTCGACCGAACCGACGATGGTGTAGGTGACGGTCTTGCCTTCGGTCTTCATCTCGACAGTGCTGCCGATGCCGACCTTGGTTCCCTTGCCGCCCTTGATGATGGTGGCGTGCTTGAGAATACTCTCAATCTCGGCGATACGGGTCTCTACCTGGGACTGTTCGTCCTTGGCGGCGCTGTACTCAGCGTTTTCGCTCAGGTCCCCAAAATCGCGGGCAGTAGCGATCTTGCTGGCAATGACGCCACGCTGGCCGATCAGTTCGTCTAATTCGTTCTCAAGCTCGAGCTTGCCGTCTTTGGTCAATTGGTAATCTTTTTTAATCATGGTGTTATGCAACCTTCCTTTCTCCCCGGTCTCCGGAACTTTGGGGTAACCGGAGGCATCCTGTCGGGTGTCCGATAGGAGCTGGGAAACTTATTCTATCTCTTTCTTTATTATTTTGCAATGCTATGCGTCAGTGCTTCATGGGTGATCGTAGGCGCTTCTCTAGTTCTTTGGTGGTCAGCAGTTCGGGTTCGGCCTTGGTACGGTGCTTGTATTCAACTTTTCCGGCTGCTACAAGCTTTTCGCTGATGACGACCCGGTGCGGGATACCGATGAGGTCGGCGTCGGCAAACTTCTCGCCGGCACGGGCGTCACGATCATCGTACAATACTGTGACGCCACTTGACTGTAATTTTTCATACAGCGCGTCGGCTTCGGCTGTGACCTCGTCACTGGCGCCCAGCCGCACCAGCACCACTTGGTACGGCGCGACGTTCTCCGGCCAGACGATGCCGCGCTCGTCGGCGAAATGCTCCACCAGCACGCCCATCAGCCGGGTGATGCCGATGCCGTACGATCCCAGCACGACCGGCCGCTCAGTGCCGTCCTCGTCCGAGAAGTACAGGCCAAGCTGCTCGCTCTTGGTAGTGCCGAAACTGAAGATGTTGCCCACCTCTGCTGCCTTATGCACTTCGTAGACCTCGCCGGTCTCCGGGTGCAGGTCGCCGCTTACCGCGATCTTGATGTCGTAGAACTGCTCGGGCTCGGGCAGGTCACGCCCCCAGTTGACGTTGCAGTTGTGGTAATTGGTCTTGTTGGCGCCCATCTCGAAGTTCGTCAGGCCGGCGCAGGAATCGTCAACGATGATGCGGACATCGCTAGGCAGGTTCAGCAGGCCGGCGTAGCCGATCTCGGCACCAGTCACCCGCTTGACCGTGGCCTCGTCGGCCAGCTTGACTGATGAGCCGGCGATGGCCGCCAGTTTTTCTTCGTTGATCTTGCGGCCGCCACGGATAACCACGGCGATGACGGCGCCATCAGCGGCCTGATACAGCATGGTCTTGGTGGTCTTCTCAGGCGCGATGCCCATCTGCTTGGCCAGCGCCTCGACGCCGATGACGCCCTTGCCCTCGATTGACTGCATCGGCAACAATTCCTTGTCGGCCTTGACAGCCGCCGCTTTGGCGGGAGCAATTTCTTCGTTGAAGGTCTCGCCGGTGGACGGCACGCGGAAAACGATATCTTCACCGGCTTCACTGAGTGTCTGGAACTCATGGCTGTACTGCGTGAAGGCGCCGCCGGAGGCAAAGGTGACGAAGGTGACGTCGCCCAGACCGACCCGCTCAAAGACGCGCAGGTACGCCTCAGTGATGGCGTCGTAGATCTTCTGGTGCTCTTCGTCGCTGCGTGAGTAGGTGTAGGCATCCTTCATGACGAATTCGCGCCCGCGCATAATGCCGCTCTTGGCACGCAGCTCGTTGCGCAGCTTGGTCTGGAACTGGTAGACGTTGGCGGGCAGGTCGCGGTAACTGGTGATGTAATTCTTCATCATTTCGGTGATCTGCTCTTCGTGCGACCAGCCAAAACCGACCTCGGTGCCGTTCTTCAGGCTGGACTTGAACCAGACATCCACCTTCTCGTCATCCCAGCGGTCGGTGGTTTCCCATAGTTCTTTGCGCTGCAGGCTGGTCATTATCAGTTCCTGGCCGCCGGTAGCGTTCATCTCTTCGCGGACGATGGCTTTGATGTTCTCGATGACCTTCAGACCGAGCGGCAGGTAGGCATAGACGCCAGCCATCTCCTTGTGGATGTAGCCGGCCTTGATAAGCAGCTGAGCATTGCGGGCCACCTCGTCGGCAGGAGCCTGCTTGCGCGTCTTAGTAAATAAGCGTGACATTTTCATAGATTGTATCCTTGGTTGTCTGGTTTGTAGAAAAAATGCGGTGAAAAAAGAATTACGGCCGGCAGGCCGGGATAGCCGGAATGATGGTCATTGCTGGTGGGGTGGTCATATCGCGCATGTGATACTTGCTCTATGCTTATCGCACGGGACTGGCTAGCCCGCGGATATGTTCACTATAAACAATAACACAAAAGCCACCAGATTTTTCAAACTATGCAGCAGGACGCCGAACCAGATGTGGCCGCTGCGCTCCCGCAGCCAGCAGGCCGCCAGGCTCAGCGCCGCCGTATCGATCACCAGGGTCCAGGCGATATTACCGAAGTCCTGCACATGCACCAGGCCGAACAACAGGCTGACGATGATGGCCGCCGTCCGAAAGCTGACCGCCCGCCGCAGCAGCCCGAAGAAGTAGCCGCGGAAGACGAATTCCTCCGCCAGCGGCGCCATCACTACTAACAGGAAGAATGTCAGTGCCAGGTCGGCAGTGCCTTGCGGATGGAAACCGATATCCTGCCCCGACCCTTCCGCCGACGGGACAAGCAGCAGCAATCCGGCGCTGACGAGAAACGAGAACAGGTAGTACAGCAGCAGTATGCCAGGCAAAAAGACCGCATAGCGCCAGCGGCGCACCCGCACCACTCCCACATGCTCCCGTCCAGCCTGGAATACCTGCCGGGCCAGCAACAGCAGGACGGCGGCCAGCAGACCGTAGAAGACCGCGCCCGCCACTACCGCATACGCCGTCCCGGAGAGCCATGGCAGACTCGAAGCCGGCGGCACCAGCCACCCCGCCAGTATCATACTGCCAAAGTAGGCAGCTACCATCGACAGCATGACGGCCGTGGCCAGCCGCACCCGCTGCCAGGCGCCGCCCTGCTGCGTCCGGGCGGCTGGCATTATCGGGCCAATCGCGAGACGTCGAGCACCGTAATGACGACAAAGAGCAGCATCAGTACGATGAAACCAGTGCCGTGGATCTTCTCTTCCGTCTCACGGCGCAGCGGCTTCTTAAGCCCACGGAACAGCAGGGTGACAAACAGGCGGCCGCCGTCCAGCGCCGGTATCGGCAGGACGTTCATGACGGCCAGGGTCAGCGAGATGACCGCGATGATCAGCATCACGCCAGCCAGCCCCATGTTCTTGGCTACCTGTTGCAGCAGGTTGATGATACCCACCGGCCCGGCGACGCTGCCGCCAGCCTCCGTCAGGGCTTCGTTGGCCTGTTTCTGCACCTGCTCACTTGGAATGATCTTCTGGGCAAGGCCGGCTACCAGGTTCCACAGCGCCTTGCCGACGCCTTCGACCGTCATGGCGCTCAGCTGCGCCGTCAACCCCACGCCGACAAGCGGTGCCGACCAGGTGGAATACGTCATTTCCTGAAAGAACGGCGCTACGCCCAGCTGGCCGGTCTTCTGGTCGCGCAGGGCGACATCGACCGTCTTCTCGGCGCCGTCACGGGCATAGGTCAGCTTGACGGTCTGGCCGGTGTTGGCCTTCGTCGTATCGCGCAGCTGCTGGTCCGAGGCGATGGCCTGGCCGTTGATAGCCAGGATGGTGTCGCCATCCCGGATGCCCGCCTTGTCGGCCGGGCTGCCCTTCTCTACCGCCAGCGCCACCACCGGCTGGCTGACCACGCGCGTATCAGCCGCGACGGTGAACTGTCCCGGCACCAGGCGCGGCATGCCGGTGACCGCCAGGATCGTAAAGATAAGCACCGCCGTCACCCAGTTCATGACCACGCCGGCAAGCAGG from Candidatus Saccharibacteria bacterium includes the following:
- the proS gene encoding proline--tRNA ligase, with amino-acid sequence MKMSRLFTKTRKQAPADEVARNAQLLIKAGYIHKEMAGVYAYLPLGLKVIENIKAIVREEMNATGGQELIMTSLQRKELWETTDRWDDEKVDVWFKSSLKNGTEVGFGWSHEEQITEMMKNYITSYRDLPANVYQFQTKLRNELRAKSGIMRGREFVMKDAYTYSRSDEEHQKIYDAITEAYLRVFERVGLGDVTFVTFASGGAFTQYSHEFQTLSEAGEDIVFRVPSTGETFNEEIAPAKAAAVKADKELLPMQSIEGKGVIGVEALAKQMGIAPEKTTKTMLYQAADGAVIAVVIRGGRKINEEKLAAIAGSSVKLADEATVKRVTGAEIGYAGLLNLPSDVRIIVDDSCAGLTNFEMGANKTNYHNCNVNWGRDLPEPEQFYDIKIAVSGDLHPETGEVYEVHKAAEVGNIFSFGTTKSEQLGLYFSDEDGTERPVVLGSYGIGITRLMGVLVEHFADERGIVWPENVAPYQVVLVRLGASDEVTAEADALYEKLQSSGVTVLYDDRDARAGEKFADADLIGIPHRVVISEKLVAAGKVEYKHRTKAEPELLTTKELEKRLRSPMKH
- the greA gene encoding transcription elongation factor GreA encodes the protein MIKKDYQLTKDGKLELENELDELIGQRGVIASKIATARDFGDLSENAEYSAAKDEQSQVETRIAEIESILKHATIIKGGKGTKVGIGSTVEMKTEGKTVTYTIVGSVEADPLEGKISNESPIGSALIGKKISDKITITTPKGKMEYEITNLS
- a CDS encoding CPBP family intramembrane metalloprotease, yielding MPAARTQQGGAWQRVRLATAVMLSMVAAYFGSMILAGWLVPPASSLPWLSGTAYAVVAGAVFYGLLAAVLLLLARQVFQAGREHVGVVRVRRWRYAVFLPGILLLYYLFSFLVSAGLLLLVPSAEGSGQDIGFHPQGTADLALTFFLLVVMAPLAEEFVFRGYFFGLLRRAVSFRTAAIIVSLLFGLVHVQDFGNIAWTLVIDTAALSLAACWLRERSGHIWFGVLLHSLKNLVAFVLLFIVNISAG
- a CDS encoding metallopeptidase family protein, with product MLEVSDKEFEQMIADAMDELPEHYAQEMNNVAITWDDEPTPHQREQLKLRCDQTLFGLYEGIPQTHRGAGYNLVLPDKITIFKLPMLAAVSTMEELRGQVKHTLWHELAHHFGLEHHRIHEIERQRQSPFGDAATA
- a CDS encoding site-2 protease family protein; the protein is METILFIVGIILFILLVVIHELGHAIAAQRNGVVVEEFGIGFPPKAWGKKLKNGVLFTLNWLPLGGFVKLKGETDDARGKGTYGAAPLAVKAKILLAGVVMNWVTAVLIFTILAVTGMPRLVPGQFTVAADTRVVSQPVVALAVEKGSPADKAGIRDGDTILAINGQAIASDQQLRDTTKANTGQTVKLTYARDGAEKTVDVALRDQKTGQLGVAPFFQEMTYSTWSAPLVGVGLTAQLSAMTVEGVGKALWNLVAGLAQKIIPSEQVQKQANEALTEAGGSVAGPVGIINLLQQVAKNMGLAGVMLIIAVISLTLAVMNVLPIPALDGGRLFVTLLFRGLKKPLRRETEEKIHGTGFIVLMLLFVVITVLDVSRLAR
- a CDS encoding lysine--tRNA ligase; this translates as MATLKDYRNERLRKLDELKTKGIDPYPAKAHRSHELGAITADFATLENTDVSVVGRVTAIRKFGKIAFIAVRDASGSLQLFLRADNVSPLDVAAGTIGFAELPLLDTGDFIEAAGPVIKTKTGEVSVDVQRLRLLTKALRPLPTSFDGLKDKEERLRRRYVDTAINEEVRQRFIRRSRFWQAAREFLLAEGFIEINVPVLEHTTGGADANPFVTHMDALDEEFYLRISHELPLKRLIGGGYEKVFDIGPRFRNENYSDEHLPEHVAMEWYWAYANWDLGMELTQRMLRCIADATWGTRQFTLANGMTVDFGKDGTDWPRVSFVEVIRDRYGIDVFNCTLTEVQAKIKEHKIELEKGDNVGRCIDKLWKKVRVELAGPAFLVDIPTFLQPLAKLQAADGRLTEQFNLLLGGTEACKAYSELNDPVDQLNRFLEQQQLRDAGDDEAMMLDIDFVEMLEYGMPPACGYGHSERLFWILEGVTAREGVPFPQLRRSVDDVTRGIYPEVFKAEG